The following are encoded together in the Luoshenia tenuis genome:
- a CDS encoding D-alanine--D-alanine ligase family protein, with product MKKQVAVFFGGRSAEHDVSIITGLQLMDNADTAKYDLIPVYITREGAWFTGEALRNIETFKHFDPQTKGLLPCWLSPVAGERALKAEVTRTFGKKIQSYPIDVAIPAMHGMHGEDGTLQGLFELADIPYVGPAVLGSACGMDKIVMKSVFRDNGIPVLDAVAFDRGEFELDREGVLDRIEGALPYPIFVKPANLGSSIGISKASDRASLQAAVEVAIHYDHRILAEKGVNHLKEVNCSVLGIGARAETSELEEPVSWKEFLTFEEKYMRGGKGAKSSGGKGGMASLDRKIPAEITPEQAQRIRDISLQAFAALDCCGVVRIDYIIDLDEEKIYLNEINTLPGSFAFYLWEPKGMPYRQLIDRLVELAQERFAIKTKNAFAFQSALLQSQGGGAKGSKR from the coding sequence ATGAAAAAGCAAGTTGCCGTATTTTTCGGAGGCCGCTCGGCCGAGCACGATGTTTCCATCATTACCGGGCTGCAGCTGATGGATAACGCGGACACCGCGAAATACGATCTGATCCCGGTGTATATCACCCGAGAGGGCGCCTGGTTTACGGGAGAGGCGCTGCGCAACATCGAGACCTTTAAGCATTTTGACCCGCAGACGAAAGGATTGTTGCCCTGTTGGCTGTCGCCCGTAGCGGGCGAGAGGGCGCTAAAAGCAGAAGTTACGCGTACGTTTGGAAAGAAGATTCAGTCTTATCCCATCGATGTGGCGATCCCGGCCATGCACGGCATGCACGGGGAGGACGGCACGCTGCAGGGCTTGTTCGAGCTGGCGGATATCCCCTATGTCGGCCCGGCCGTACTGGGGAGCGCCTGCGGGATGGATAAGATCGTCATGAAGTCCGTTTTTCGCGATAATGGGATCCCCGTACTGGACGCTGTGGCCTTTGACCGGGGAGAATTTGAGCTTGACCGGGAGGGCGTGCTGGATCGTATCGAGGGAGCGCTGCCCTATCCCATCTTTGTAAAACCGGCCAACCTGGGTTCCAGCATCGGCATCTCCAAGGCAAGCGACCGGGCCAGCTTGCAGGCGGCCGTGGAAGTGGCCATCCATTACGACCATCGTATCCTGGCGGAAAAAGGCGTGAACCATCTAAAAGAGGTGAACTGTTCGGTGCTGGGCATCGGCGCCCGGGCCGAAACGTCGGAACTGGAGGAGCCAGTCAGTTGGAAAGAATTCCTCACCTTTGAGGAAAAGTATATGCGGGGCGGAAAAGGCGCCAAATCCTCCGGCGGAAAAGGCGGCATGGCTTCGCTGGATCGCAAGATTCCCGCAGAGATCACGCCCGAGCAGGCCCAGCGCATCCGTGATATCTCGCTGCAGGCCTTCGCGGCGCTGGATTGCTGCGGGGTGGTCCGCATCGATTATATTATCGACCTGGACGAGGAAAAGATTTATCTCAATGAGATCAATACCCTGCCGGGTTCCTTTGCCTTTTACCTGTGGGAGCCCAAGGGCATGCCTTACCGGCAGTTGATCGACCGCCTGGTGGAGCTGGCGCAGGAGCGCTTTGCCATCAAGACGAAAAACGCCTTTGCCTTTCAATCGGCCCTGCTGCAGAGCCAGGGCGGCGGGGCAAAGGGAAGCAAACGCTAA